The Drosophila gunungcola strain Sukarami chromosome 3L unlocalized genomic scaffold, Dgunungcola_SK_2 000003F, whole genome shotgun sequence genome contains a region encoding:
- the LOC128258721 gene encoding kelch-like protein 41b: MSTKSDTTFFHLMEKGKFSDCRFKVGSETFDCHKIILASVSDYFDRLFLEESTKVTSKIYSLVDVKPDTFKNFLKYAYTRNEKDICNYSNAMIMELFECGSKWLVKSMTNICSKHLKIHCDSMPFGDMLKMFEFSHRMDNLELINASKEVMTKRFAKSLNCFEALHLTPKVFEKYVLATSEVLPEVERFKMIQAYLDVNGLKFDKSNQSSLKESKDKNNETNDTENEDYDLFVLPEAPKLFPPTLIIGEMEKCHLEPPNSDFVHKLLSYINYKLMCSQDFYEVVGKSDLLTFQEKFENLYLTIKSSDNEDDK; the protein is encoded by the exons ATGAGTACCAA ATCTGATACCACTTTCTTTCATCTCATGGAGAAAGGAAAGTTCTCTGATTGCCGTTTCAAAGTGGGATCGGAAACATTTGATTGCCACAAGATCATCTTGGCTAGTGTATCGGACTATTTTGATCGCTTGTTCCTTGAGGAATCTACAAAGGTGACCTCCAAAATTTATTCGCTGGTTGACGTTAAGCCAGACACCTTTAAGAATTTTCTTAAGTACGCATATACCCGAAACGAAAAAGATATTTGCAACTATTCAAATGCCATGATTATGGAGCTCTTCGAGTGCGGATCCAAATGGTTAGTAAAATCAATGACCAACATCTGCTCTAAGCACCTTAAAATCCATTGTGATTCTATGCCGTTTGGCGATATGCTTAAAATGTTTGAGTTTTCGCATAGAATGGATAATTTGGAACTGATCAATGCTTCTAAAGAA GTCATGACAAAACGCTTTGCTAAGTCATTGAATTGCTTCGAGGCACTCCATTTGACCCCAAAAGTCTTTGAGAAGTACGTTCTTGCTACCTCCGAGGTCCTACCAGAAGTCGAACGGTTCAAAATGATCCAGGCCTATCTTGACGTGAACggcttaaaatttgataaatcaAATCAGAGTTCGCTGAAGGAAAGCAAAGATAAAAACAACGAAACGAACGACACAGAGAACGAGGATTATGATCTTTTCGTACTACCAGAGGCTCCGAAACTTTTCCCACCGACTCTAATAATAGGAGAAATGGAGAAGTGTCATTTGGAACCACCAAACTCAGATTTTGTTCATAAACTTCTAAGCTATATTAACTATAAGTTGATGTGTAGCCAGGATTTTTATGAAGTTGTTGGCAAGTCCGATTTGTTAACATTCCAAGAAAAGTTTGAAAATCTATACTTAACTATCAAGAGTTCTGATAATGAGGATGATAAATAA
- the LOC128258715 gene encoding 26S proteasome regulatory subunit 10B-like, with protein MAAPQARPPMDDERVKALTTYRTKLLEHREIESRLKSLRDKHKVLSVQYEKSEDDLRALQSVGQMLGEVLKQLTPDNFIVKASNGPRYVVGCRRQINKDKLKAGTRVALDVTTLTIMRYLPREVDPLVYNMTHEDPGNVNYAEIGGLGQQIRELREVIELPLLNPEIFLRVGISPPKGCLLYGPPGTGKTLLARAIASQMDANFLKVVSSAIVDKYIGESARLIREMFAYARDHQPCIIFMDEIDAIGGRRFSEGTSADREIQRTLMELLNQMDGFDALGQVKMIMATNRPDTLDPALLRPGRLDRKLEIPLPNEVARMDILKIHAGPLSKGGEIDYEAVVKLSDMFNGADLRNICTEAGLFALRSDREYVVQEDFMKAVRKIADNKKLESRLDYKPI; from the exons ATGGCAGCTCCACAAGCACGTCCCCCCATGGACGATGAGCGCGTTAAGGCTCTCACCACATACCGCACCAAGCTTTTGGAGCACCGCGAGATTGAGTCGCGTTTGAAGTCGCTTCGGGACAAGCACAAGGTACTCAGTGTCCAGTACGAGAAGTCCGAGGACGACCTGCGGGCGCTGCAGAGCGTGGGTCAGATGCTCGGGGAGGTCCTCAAGCAGCTGACCCCGGACAACTTCATTGTCAAGGCTTCGAATGGACCGCGCTACGTGGTCGGATGTCGGCGGCAGATCAACAAGGATAAACTCAAGGCCGGCACTCGGGTCGCCCTCGATGTGACCACTCTGACCATAATGCGATACTTGCCGCGCGAAGTGGATCCCCTGGTCTACAACATGACGCACGAGGATCCGGGAAACGTCAACTACGCCGAGATCGGCGGTCTTGGCCAGCAGATCCGTGAGCTTCGCGAGGTCATTGAACTGCCGCTCCTCAATCCAGAGATCTTCCTGCGCGTGGGTATCAGTCCGCCAAAGGGATGTCTGCTCTATGGGCCACCTGGCACCGGCAAAACCCTCCTGGCCCGCGCCATCGCCTCCCAGATGGACGCCAACTTTCTGAAG GTGGTTTCATCGGCCATTGTGGACAAGTATATTGGAGAGAGTGCCCGTCTAATTCGCGAGATGTTTGCATACGCCCGCGACCACCAGCCGTGCATCATATTCATGGACGAGATCGACGCCATCGGAGGGCGGCGTTTCTCCGAAGGAACTTCCGCCGATCGCGAGATCCAGCGCACGCTAATGGAGCTGCTCAACCAGATGGATGGCTTTGATGCCCTGGGCCAGGTAAAAATGATAATGGCCACCAATCGGCCGGACACACTGGATCCTGCCCTCCTGCGTCCAGGTCGCCTGGATCGCAAGCTCGAGATCCCGCTTCCCAACGAGGTGGCTCGCATGGACATCCTCAAGATTCACGCCGGACCACTGTCGAAAGGCGGGGAAATTGACTACGAAGCGGTGGTTAAGCTGTCGGACATGTTTAATGGCGCCGATCTACGGAACATTTGCACGGAGGCCGGGCTGTTTGCCCTGCGCTCCGATCGAGAGTATGTTGTGCAGGAGGATTTCATGAAGGCTGTTCGCAAAATCGCCGACAACAAGAAGTTGGAATCGCGGTTGGACTACAAGCCCATTTAG
- the LOC128258718 gene encoding peritrophin-44-like yields MRGLSSSLILQASLLVLMVGLSTQTQFFNSTQDVCRLFKDGTQLRKPGTCNEWIECKNFVTAETGTCPEKTPYFSLTNNKCYSKSDTSYCDTSKLCTASTKGYVGDTLNCANWYLCDGKVLKGQGACPSGMYFDQEKQMCVYAENTVCTATFEWCNIVPVTKVAFRDEANCNKYFTCTKKFVLEPHTCETGKYFDVATGTCIDSKLVVCDSHPLPENVCGTKKLAVRNKFVSDGATCRGYYYCRDLGSGVPDPDPIFQQCNEDTFFNQERQGCMPRESQKCTFDRCDGRQDGFEVTETDGCHNYVECVDGREGTVFSCENEYFNVATQKCTATKTSYEACSA; encoded by the exons ATGCGAG GACTTTCAAGTTCTTTGATCCTGCAGGCCAGTCTTCTGGTCCTGATGGTCGGTCTGAGCACTCAAACGCAGTTTTTCAATTCCACTCAGGACGTCTGCCGCCTTTTTAAGGATGGAACGCAACTGCGAAAGCCTGGAACCTGCAATGAATGGATTGAGTGCAAGAACTTTGTCACCGCTGAGACCGGAACCTGTCCTGAAAAAACGCCGTACTTCAGTCTTACCAATAACAAATGCTATTCGAAATCGGACACCAGTTACTGCGACACAAGTAAGTTATGCACGGCATCGACAAAGGGCTATGTTGGAGATACCTTGAACTGCGCCAATTGGTACCTCTGCGATGGAAAGGTTTTAAAGGGCCAGGGAGCTTGCCCCTCAGGCATGTACTTTGATCAAGAGAAGCAGATGTGTGTCTACGCCGAGAATACTGTTTGCACCGCCACCTTCGAGTGGTGCAACATTGTGCCTGTGACCAAAGTGGCATTCCGCGACGAGGCCAACTGCAACAAGTACTTCACCTGCACCAAGAAATTCGTTCTGGAGCCGCACACCTGCGAAACTGGCAAATACTTCGACGTGGCCACAGGTACTTGCATCGACAGCAAGCTCGTCGTCTGCGATAGCCATCCATTGCCGGAGAACGTATGCGGCACCAAGAAACTGGCCGTGCGCAACAAGTTCGTATCGGACGGGGCCACCTGCCGTGGCTACTACTACTGCCGGGATTTGGGCTCCGGCGTCCCCGATCCCGACCCCATTTTCCAGCAGTGCAACGAGGACACCTTCTTCAACCAGGAGCGTCAGGGGTGTATGCCCCGCGAGAGCCAGAAGTGCACCTTCGATCGGTGCGATGGCCGCCAGGATGGCTTCGAGGTGACCGAGACGGACGGATGCCACAACTACGTCGAGTGCGTCGATGGCCGGGAGGGTACCGTCTTCAGCTGCGAGAATGAGTACTTTAATGTTGCCACCCAGAAGTGCACGGCAACTAAAACATCCTACGAAGCATGCAGTGCTTAG
- the LOC128258270 gene encoding LOW QUALITY PROTEIN: chondroitin proteoglycan-2-like (The sequence of the model RefSeq protein was modified relative to this genomic sequence to represent the inferred CDS: deleted 1 base in 1 codon), with amino-acid sequence MRNLGYSGLCTLLLLVGGLQAAMAQLANVCLHEEDGARLPLATHCARFVVCLRGEVSIIGSCPRGLHFNRDLGECDFQWRANCLGLSAFAGVNDQCTCDCCAEECQDPIEDIEETTTAVTEDCPTDTTPTSVTDPSDSTDATDATSDDDDSNTTPSSPGAAPAYCKSPRTNCVGKETGTYVDLPGICVSFLQCNNGCAEEFLCPSGLYFNLAINDCDYWWNVDCIPTADASGEVVGPSGTVCSSQGVCARQKDGAMFEDPDSNGFFICQCQCPVAMPCSEGLKFNEEAQVCDWVKDNGSASVSSAVECHNGLVYNATSDQCDYPAGYVPEVACNSTVTVCQNQPEGELFPVEGKCNMFYKCNFNCAVEQYCPNNLVYDPYEEECRFPQDYDCEWPYAPPTGPNAGPSGTSCESNGRCLGQREGTHFRSTTNCGNYVVCQCECEVEMECPDGLYWDQNMQTCNYKSEVVCSL; translated from the exons ATGCGCAACCTTGGTTATAGTG GCCTTTGCACGCTTTTGCTGCTGGTCGGAGGCCTTCAGGCTGCGATGGCCCAGTTGGCCAACGTTTGCCTACACGAGGAGGATGGCGCCCGATTGCCCCTGGCCACTCACTGTGCCCGCTTTGTGGTTTGCCTAAGGGGTGAGGTCTCCATCATAGGCAGCTGCCCCCGGGGACTTCACTTCAATCGGGACCTCGGGGAGTGTGACTTTCAGTGGCGAGCCAATTGCCTGGGACTCTCAGCATTTGCCGGAGTGAATGATCAGTGCACCTGCGACTGTTGCGCCGAGGAGTGCCAAGATCCCATCGAAGATATCGAAGAAACAACCACTGCGGTCACCGAGGACTGCCCGACGGATACTACGCCCACTTCGGTGACCGATCCCTCGGACTCCACCGATGCTACTGATGCAACCTCGGATGACGATGACTCCAATACCACACCATCGAGTCCAGGTGCTGCGCCCGCGTATTGCAAAAGCCCCCGCACGAATTGTGTCGGAAAGGAAACTGGTACCTATGTCGATCTGCCCGGCATCTGCGTTAGTTTCCTCCAATGCAACAATGGCTGCGCCGAGGAGTTCCTCTGCCCCTCCGGGCTGTACTTCAACCTGGCGATAAATGACTGCGACTACTGGTGGAACGTGGACTGCATACCCACCGCCGATGCTTCGGGCGAGGTAGTAGGACCCTCGGGCACCGTCTGCTCCAGTCAGGGTGTGTGCGCCCGTCAGAAGGACGGAGCAATGTTCGAGGACCCCGATTCAAATGGATTTTTTATCTGTCAATGCCAGTGCCCGGTTGCGATGCCCTGTTCCGAGGGA CTGAAGTTCAATGAGGAGGCTCAGGTCTGCGATTGGGTAAAGGACAATGGTTCGGCGAGTGTATCCTCGGCGGTTGAATGCCACAATGGTCTGGTCTACAATGCCACCTCGGATCAGTGCGACTATCCAGCGGGCTATGTGCCCGAGGTGGCCTGCAATTCCACCGTCACAGTGTGCCAGAATCAGCCGGAGGGAGAGCTCTTCCCGGTGGAGGGCAAGTGCAACATGTTCTACAAGTGCAACTTCAACTGCGCCGTTGAGCAATATTGTCCGAACAACCTGGTCTACGATCCGTATGAGGAAGAATGCCGGTTCCCGCAAGATTATGATTGTGAGTGGCCATATGCCCCGCCCACGGGTCCCAATGCAGGACCTTCGGGAACCTCCTGCGAGAGTAACGGTCGCTGTCTGGGTCAACGCGAAGGCACTCACTTCCGTTCCACGACAAATTGCGGCAACTATGTCGTCTGCCAGTGCGAGTGCGAGGTCGAGATGGAGTGCCCCGATGGGTTGTACTGGGACCAAAACATGCAGACCTGCAATTATAAATCCGAAGTGGTCTGCTCTCTTTAA
- the LOC128258280 gene encoding chitin-binding domain protein cbd-1-like, which yields MRRAKMAQSKSSHYGVSMCVLMFLFVGSLNAECCTEGETKGDEDDCTKYLVCCQGEFKSKSCENGLYWESEKGECAVDNGECKPPTCENGTIVANPDDCAGFLECVNGTIVIVSCPDGEYFDSAQNNCVPDTCGACINCTEGSTKADLNDCAKFQVCVNGKYVSKTCPVGDYWNSLEHKCQKDDGQCNGTPGCKDGELEVDPTDCAGYLSCSNGTFVSVKCPEGNYFNTIYKTCVPDTEGICVNCTEGTQKPEPTDCTKYQVCSGGKFVTKSCETDYYYNNKTARCEEDDGQCKGNGTTCTDGDVKVDPTDCAGYLSCSNGTFVNVKCAEGNYFNTIYKNCVPDTDGVCVNCTEGTQKPEPTDCTKYQVCSGGKFVTKSCETDYYYNNKTARCEEDDGQCKGNGTACTDGDVKVDPTDCAGYLSCSNGSFVSVKCDEGNYFNTIYKTCVPDTEGVCVKCTEGAIKENPSDCAGYLQCINGKYVARKCSASMFFNVTKQECVVDTDGVCIPKTCDPDCCDVPNNSIWPVEKNCSAFFQCVNGNKFEQRCSNNLQYNNKTEQCDYPENVGCDDGSAPPSGPTAGPSGTYCESHGRCVGQRDGTMFADASGKCSSAYVVCQCECEVDMSCFSGLWFNKQINSCDWPDNVKC from the exons ATGCGGAGAGCAAAGATGGCTCAATCCAAAAGTAGTCACTATG GAGTTTCGATGTGCGTTCTGATGTTCCTCTTTGTGGGATCTCTAAACGCCGAGTGTTGCACGGAGGGCGAGACCAAAGGCGATGAGGATGATTGCACCAAGTATCTGGTCTGCTGTCAGGGTGAATTTAAGTCCAAGTCCTGCGAAAACGGACTGTATTGGGAATCTGAGAAGGGTGAATGCGCTGTGGATAATGGCGAATGCAAGCCGCCAACTTGTGAGAATGGAACGATCGTAGCGAATCCCGACGACTGCGCAGGGTTTTTGGAGTGCGTCAACGGAACCATAGTGATCGTTAGCTGTCCGGACGGAGAATACTTCGATTCGGCACAGAATAACTGTGTTCCCGACACCTGCGGAGCTTGCATTAACTGCACCGAGGGAAGCACAAAGGCCGACCTCAACGACTGTGCCAAGTTCCAGGTATGCGTTAATGGAAAGTACGTGTCTAAAACTTGCCCCGTCGGAGATTACTGGAACTCGTTGGAACACAAGTGCCAAAAAGACGACGGCCAATGCAATGGCACTCCGGGGTGCAAAGATGGAGAACTAGAGGTTGATCCAACCGATTGTGCAGGATACTTGTCTTGTTCCAATGGTACCTTTGTGAGTGTGAAATGCCCTGAAGGAAATTACTTCAATACCATCTATAAAACTTGCGTTCCCGATACTGAGGGAATTTGCGTGAACTGCACCGAGGGAACCCAGAAACCCGAACCCACCGATTGCACCAAGTACCAAGTCTGCTCTGGTGGCAAGTTCGTGACTAAGTCCTGCGAaactgattattattataataacaaaactgCACGTTGTGAAGAGGACGATGGTCAGTGCAAAGGTAATGGTACAACTTGTACCGACGGTGACGTAAAGGTGGATCCTACGGATTGTGCAGGATACTTGTCTTGTTCAAATGGTACCTTTGTGAATGTCAAGTGCGCTGAAGGAAATTACTTCAAtaccatttataaaaattgcgtTCCCGATACTGATGGAGTTTGCGTGAACTGCACCGAGGGGACCCAGAAACCCGAACCCACCGATTGCACCAAGTACCAAGTCTGCTCTGGTGGCAAGTTCGTGACTAAGTCCTGCGAAACTGATTACtattataataacaaaactgCACGTTGTGAAGAGGACGATGGTCAGTGCAAAGGTAATGGTACAGCTTGTACCGACGGTGACGTAAAGGTGGATCCTACGGATTGTGCAGGATACTTGTCTTGTTCCAATGGTTCCTTTGTGAGTGTCAAGTGCGATGAAGGAAATTACTTCAATACTATCTATAAAACTTGCGTTCCCGATACTGAGGGAGTTTGCGTGAAGTGCACTGAGGGTGCGATAAAGGAAAATCCTTCTGATTGCGCCGGATACTTGCAGTGCATAAACGGAAAATATGTTGCCAGGAAGTGTTCCGCTTCAATGTTCTTCAATGTCACAAAGCAGGAGTGTGTGGTCGACACAGATGGTGTGTGCATCCCCAAGACCTGCGATCCGGATTGTTGTGATGTTCCCAATAACTCCATCTGGCCCGTGGAGAAGAATTGCTCTGCCTTTTTCCAGTGTGTAAATGGCAACAAATTCGAGCAGAGGTGCTCCAACAACTTGCAATATAATAACAAGACGGAACAGTGCGATTACCCCGAAAATGTGGGTTGCGACGATGGATCTGCGCCTCCAAGTGGTCCTACTGCCGGACCATCGGGAACTTATTGCGAGAGCCACGGACGCTGTGTTGGCCAGCGGGATGGAACCATGTTCGCCGATGCCAGTGGAAAATGTAGTTCCGCCTATGTCGTCTGCCAGTGCGAGTGTGAGGTCGATATGAGCTGTTTTTCTGGACTGTGGTTCAATAAGCAGATCAATTCATGCGATTGGCCTGATAATGTAAAATGCTAA
- the LOC128258377 gene encoding chondroitin proteoglycan 2-like — protein sequence MKLFGLLWGSFLLQQCAQAVLQNGFAFKTSICEGKNGELLPMFGTCKGYYVCADGNAVIGTCAGKTLFNPSTLHCEETDSEDCIFDGKDSKRADGSSSESDENDDEVIVKADPPVSVKPLKKPRPTIQDTGPSDLLNILCAGKRDGVMLTKKGSCGEYYVCKAGKPHLRSCPSQQHFSPRRRICMMASEAKCLVGAQEAKQLDGPAVTGGICSDEKENSLVAHRSDCGKFMLCSNMMFLVMDCPTGLHFNTASSRCDYPKVAKFQTKEKGIKRKRKSKSKKPNRKVKSRQL from the exons ATGAAGCTATTCGGACTGCTTTGGGGAAGTTTCTTACTTCAACAATGCGCACAGGCTGTGTTACAA AACGGATTCGCTTTCAAGACGTCCATATGCGAGGGTAAAAATGGCGAACTTTTACCCATGTTTGGAACTTGCAAAGGATACTATGTGTGTGCTGATGGAAATGCTGTAATCGGAACTTGCGCTGGAAAAACCTTGTTTAACCCGTCAACTTTGCATTGCGAAGAGACCGATAGTGAGGATTGCATTTTCGATGGCAAGGATAGTAAGCGTGCTGATGGATCTAGTTCGGAAAGTGATGAGAACGATGACGAAGTTATCGTTAAAGCTGATCCTCCGGTTTCTGTCAAACCATTGAAAAAACCACGACCTACCATCCAAGATACAGGACCTTCAGACTTACTGAATATATTGTGTGCTGGCAAAAGGGATGGTGTGATGCTAACTAAGAAGGGATCCTGTGGGGAGTACTATGTTTGCAAGGCAGGTAAACCCCACCTTCGCTCTTGTCCTAGTCAGCAGCACTTTAGTCCAAGACGTCGTATTTGCATGATGGCTTCAGAAGCCAAGTGCTTAGTTGGTGCACAGGAAGCCAAACAATTAGATGGACCTGCCGTAACAGGAGGAATATGTTCAGATGAAAAGGAAAACTCTCTTGTGGCACATCGATCCGACTGTGGAAAGTTCATGCTATGCAGCAACATGATGTTCCTGGTAATGGATTGCCCCACAGGTTTGCATTTCAATACAGCTTCTTCACGATGCGACTATCCCAAGGTTGCCAAATTTCAGACCAAGGAAAAGGGGATcaagagaaaaagaaaatcaaagtCGAAAAAGCCTAATCGCAAGGTCAAATCCCGTCAGTTGTAA